From the genome of Candidatus Desulfarcum epimagneticum, one region includes:
- a CDS encoding DEAD/DEAH box helicase, with translation MSFKNLDLIDELLKAVEDLGFVEPTPIQTDAIPEIIGGDRDLVGLAQTGTGKTAAFSLPMIQLIDFDLTHAQGLVICPTRELCMQISRDIKKLCRYVKGARVAAVYGGADIEKQRAQIKKGAQIIVATPGRLRDLIQRKIAALSKIACLVLDEADEMLNMGFQEDIDAILENTPSGKRTWLFSATMPRAVARISKRYMENPVEITVGKKNSGAENISHVHYIVKEKDRYQALKRIIDYHPDIYGLVFCRTRKDTQEIAEKLIKDGYSADALHGDLSQALRDKVMDRFKTKSIQILIATDVAARGIDVQDITHVINYKLPDEADNYTHRSGRTARAGKSGTSVAIINTREKSKLKWIEKKAGVKFNYAKVPGGYAICEKQLYSMIGKMAEVEVDYQEIGPFLAPVWDILNSLTKEDLIQKFVSIEFNRFLNYYKDSKDINASLKKKGASHGPGKKDRKKKKLRPGKSRRFFLNTGEMDNLKKGALIRTLCERAGISSEKIGPIEVMREFSFFEVETSVAAKVLKSMKGAKIDGQNVRVQYAEKKKPQGKDALKRKKTKKGGATVSGV, from the coding sequence ATGAGTTTCAAAAATTTAGATTTAATCGACGAGTTATTAAAGGCGGTTGAGGACCTGGGCTTTGTTGAGCCCACGCCCATCCAGACAGACGCCATTCCTGAAATTATTGGCGGGGACAGGGATTTGGTGGGGCTTGCCCAGACCGGAACCGGCAAAACAGCGGCTTTTTCTTTGCCCATGATTCAGCTGATCGACTTTGATCTGACCCATGCCCAGGGGCTGGTGATTTGTCCCACCCGGGAACTTTGCATGCAGATTTCACGGGATATTAAAAAGTTATGCCGATATGTGAAAGGCGCCCGGGTGGCCGCTGTTTATGGGGGCGCCGACATTGAAAAACAAAGAGCCCAAATCAAAAAAGGCGCTCAGATCATTGTGGCCACCCCTGGAAGACTCCGGGATCTGATCCAAAGGAAAATAGCGGCGCTTTCTAAAATCGCCTGCCTGGTTCTGGATGAGGCGGATGAAATGCTCAATATGGGCTTTCAGGAAGACATTGACGCCATCCTTGAAAATACGCCATCCGGGAAAAGAACATGGCTGTTTTCCGCCACAATGCCCAGGGCGGTGGCGCGCATTTCCAAAAGATATATGGAAAATCCCGTTGAGATCACCGTGGGGAAGAAAAACAGCGGCGCGGAAAATATTTCCCATGTTCATTATATTGTTAAAGAAAAAGACCGGTATCAGGCGCTGAAACGAATCATTGATTACCACCCGGATATTTACGGGCTGGTGTTTTGCCGCACCCGAAAAGATACCCAGGAAATAGCGGAAAAACTCATCAAAGACGGCTACAGCGCCGACGCCCTTCATGGCGATCTTTCCCAGGCATTGCGGGACAAGGTCATGGACAGATTTAAAACCAAATCCATCCAGATTCTCATTGCCACCGATGTGGCGGCCCGGGGGATAGATGTTCAGGACATCACCCATGTCATTAACTATAAACTCCCCGACGAGGCGGACAACTATACCCACAGGAGCGGCAGAACGGCCCGGGCCGGGAAATCCGGCACATCCGTGGCCATCATTAACACCCGGGAAAAAAGCAAACTTAAGTGGATCGAAAAAAAAGCCGGTGTTAAATTTAATTATGCCAAAGTCCCCGGGGGGTACGCCATTTGCGAAAAACAGCTCTATTCCATGATCGGAAAAATGGCGGAAGTGGAAGTGGATTACCAGGAAATCGGGCCTTTCCTGGCGCCGGTGTGGGACATATTAAATTCCCTGACAAAAGAAGATTTGATTCAAAAGTTTGTTTCCATTGAATTTAACCGGTTTCTCAATTATTACAAAGACTCCAAAGATATCAATGCGTCTTTGAAAAAAAAAGGCGCTTCCCATGGCCCCGGGAAAAAAGACCGGAAAAAGAAAAAATTAAGACCGGGAAAATCCAGGCGCTTTTTTTTAAATACAGGAGAGATGGACAACCTGAAAAAAGGCGCTTTAATCCGAACCCTGTGCGAGAGAGCCGGAATCAGCTCTGAAAAGATTGGCCCCATCGAAGTCATGCGGGAATTTTCTTTTTTTGAAGTTGAAACAAGCGTCGCGGCCAAAGTGTTAAAATCCATGAAGGGCGCCAAAATTGACGGTCAGAATGTTCGGGTTCAATACGCGGAAAAGAAGAAACCCCAGGGCAAGGACGCCCTGAAAAGAAAAAAGACAAAGAAAGGGGGGGCGACGGTGTCCGGGGTTTAG
- a CDS encoding conserved hypothetical protein (Evidence 4 : Unknown function but conserved in other organisms) — protein sequence MPRTARMLNKGEKTVYHVISRTALDGFPFQDVEKEALVKIIKKFSRLYFTDIMGFCVMGNHFHLLVKMRPDHDFTDEQIRERFVNFYGNEREFGEADIERFREKWSNLSEFMKEIKQTFSRFYNKLHNRRGTLWAERFKSVIVEDGNTLINCLAYIDLNPVRAGIVDRPEAYRWSSLGHHIQSGNEGGFLSTDFGLVEFNVMNEAERVRRYRRYVYETGALSPSGKEFSGSIDPGIVEKERHAGFNLTRTRRFAYRTRYFTDSGIIGSKAFVMTHYQKFKDRFESKREKKPKSIQGLDGIYSLKRLSESL from the coding sequence ATGCCAAGAACAGCCAGAATGCTCAACAAGGGCGAAAAAACCGTCTATCATGTGATTTCCCGAACCGCCCTGGACGGTTTTCCCTTTCAGGACGTGGAAAAAGAGGCCCTGGTTAAAATCATCAAAAAATTCAGCCGCCTCTATTTTACCGATATCATGGGATTTTGCGTCATGGGGAACCATTTCCACCTGCTTGTAAAGATGCGGCCGGATCATGATTTCACGGACGAACAAATCCGGGAACGGTTTGTGAATTTTTACGGAAACGAACGGGAATTCGGAGAAGCTGACATTGAGCGTTTTCGGGAAAAATGGTCCAATCTCTCGGAATTTATGAAAGAAATCAAGCAGACCTTCTCACGCTTTTACAACAAACTTCACAACCGAAGAGGAACACTGTGGGCCGAGCGTTTTAAAAGCGTGATCGTGGAGGATGGAAACACTTTAATCAACTGCCTGGCCTATATTGACTTAAATCCTGTCCGGGCAGGTATTGTGGATCGCCCGGAGGCGTACCGATGGAGTTCATTGGGACATCACATCCAGTCCGGAAATGAGGGCGGGTTTTTGTCCACAGACTTCGGTCTGGTGGAATTCAACGTCATGAATGAGGCCGAAAGAGTCAGGCGATACCGGCGATATGTGTATGAGACCGGGGCGTTGAGTCCCTCAGGCAAAGAGTTTTCGGGAAGCATTGATCCCGGTATTGTGGAAAAGGAAAGACACGCCGGATTTAACCTGACCCGGACCCGAAGGTTCGCCTACAGAACCCGCTACTTCACCGATTCGGGAATCATCGGCTCCAAAGCGTTTGTCATGACGCATTACCAGAAGTTTAAAGACCGTTTTGAATCCAAACGCGAAAAGAAACCCAAATCCATTCAAGGGCTTGATGGAATTTATTCGTTGAAACGACTGTCTGAATCTTTGTGA